From Vibrio splendidus, a single genomic window includes:
- the adk gene encoding adenylate kinase — protein MRIILLGAPGAGKGTQANFIMNKFGIPQISTGDMLRAAIKAGTELGKQAKSVIDAGQLVSDEIILGLIKERIAQDDCEKGFLLDGFPRTIPQADGLKEMGIAVDYVVEFDVADDVIVERMAGRRAHLPSGRTYHNVYNPPKEEGKDDITGEELVVRDDDKEETVRARLGVYHDQTAPLISYYGKEAEAGNTKYLKFDGTKQVAEVSAELEKALA, from the coding sequence ATGCGCATCATTCTTCTAGGTGCTCCTGGCGCGGGTAAAGGTACTCAAGCTAACTTCATCATGAACAAATTTGGTATCCCTCAAATTTCAACTGGTGACATGCTACGTGCTGCTATCAAAGCGGGTACTGAGCTTGGTAAGCAAGCTAAATCAGTAATCGACGCGGGTCAGCTAGTTTCTGATGAAATTATCCTTGGTCTTATCAAAGAGCGTATCGCTCAAGATGACTGTGAGAAAGGTTTCCTACTAGACGGTTTCCCACGCACAATCCCTCAAGCTGATGGCCTAAAAGAAATGGGTATCGCAGTAGACTACGTTGTTGAATTCGACGTAGCTGACGATGTGATTGTTGAGCGTATGGCTGGTCGTCGTGCTCACCTTCCTTCTGGCCGTACATACCACAATGTGTACAACCCGCCTAAAGAAGAAGGTAAAGATGACATCACTGGCGAAGAGCTAGTGGTTCGTGATGACGACAAAGAAGAAACAGTTCGTGCACGTCTAGGTGTATACCACGATCAAACAGCTCCGCTTATCTCTTACTACGGTAAAGAAGCAGAAGCAGGCAACACTAAGTACCTTAAGTTCGACGGTACTAAGCAAGTTGCTGAAGTTAGTGCAGAACTTGAGAAAGCACTAGCATAA
- a CDS encoding transcriptional regulator yields MSNIGTKFILAQRFVFDPNSNSLVDQMSDGEVVRLGSNESRILLMLSERPNEVITRNELHEYVWRDQGFEVDDSSLTQAVSTLRKMLKDSTKSPEFVKTVPKRGYQFIATVERSAPLSSNDQPAAAEIAENDVEPILTFATPTMTEEAMTEAVEPESITKFQETKVEVEPATTPTATPVKSTNKWLAFSLLLAAFIMPILVLTFTNPAESEFRTLTEVDGVKIQTPINHPDLSSWLPAIEKCVLRYNTNHTGMLKPTEVIATGGQTNNLALNYIHPQDYSSENVTLRIYANQSDVNDICNGGQ; encoded by the coding sequence ATGAGCAATATCGGCACAAAGTTTATTCTCGCACAGCGGTTCGTATTCGATCCAAATAGCAATTCACTTGTTGATCAAATGAGCGACGGCGAAGTCGTGCGCCTTGGCAGCAATGAAAGCCGCATTCTCCTGATGCTGTCAGAAAGACCCAATGAAGTTATCACTCGTAATGAATTGCACGAGTATGTTTGGCGAGATCAAGGCTTTGAGGTTGATGACTCAAGCTTAACGCAAGCAGTTTCGACCCTGAGAAAGATGCTCAAGGACTCTACCAAATCTCCAGAATTCGTAAAAACGGTACCTAAACGCGGTTACCAATTTATTGCAACCGTTGAACGCTCTGCACCACTTTCATCAAATGATCAGCCAGCAGCGGCTGAAATTGCAGAAAATGACGTAGAACCTATCTTAACGTTTGCAACGCCTACAATGACCGAAGAAGCAATGACTGAAGCTGTTGAGCCCGAGTCAATTACAAAGTTTCAAGAAACCAAAGTTGAAGTGGAACCAGCAACAACACCAACTGCGACCCCGGTTAAAAGCACCAATAAGTGGTTAGCGTTTTCGTTATTGCTTGCGGCTTTCATCATGCCAATTCTGGTTTTAACGTTTACTAACCCCGCAGAATCCGAGTTCAGAACATTGACTGAAGTGGATGGTGTAAAGATTCAAACCCCAATCAATCATCCTGATCTCAGCAGTTGGCTACCTGCGATAGAGAAGTGTGTATTGCGCTACAACACCAATCACACTGGCATGCTGAAACCGACTGAGGTGATTGCGACTGGTGGACAAACCAACAACCTTGCCCTCAACTACATTCACCCGCAAGATTACTCTAGCGAAAATGTAACCCTAAGAATTTACGCAAACCAGTCGGATGTAAACGACATTTGTAACGGTGGTCAGTAA
- a CDS encoding regulatory protein ToxS, whose translation MKLKVSIILLVLSAFLSGWLYWGSDAKVERLLTQHEWQSKMVTLISDNKQADSIGPLRKVELSSNAKYLPNGTYLRMSVVRLYSTQTAPANVINISETGQWDINDNYLLISPTEFKDVTSAERQDFSEEQLELITQVIKMDAEQSRRIDIVNPKALLLTSLNHGSTVLFSN comes from the coding sequence ATGAAATTAAAAGTATCGATTATTTTACTGGTTCTATCTGCATTTTTAAGTGGTTGGTTATATTGGGGCAGCGATGCAAAAGTAGAGCGCTTGCTCACTCAGCATGAATGGCAATCGAAAATGGTGACTCTGATTAGCGATAACAAGCAAGCTGATTCAATCGGGCCGCTTCGTAAAGTTGAATTGTCATCGAATGCGAAATACCTACCAAATGGTACGTACCTGAGAATGTCAGTGGTTAGGCTGTACAGCACTCAAACTGCACCTGCGAATGTGATCAACATATCTGAAACAGGTCAGTGGGATATTAACGATAACTATTTACTGATTTCGCCAACGGAGTTTAAAGATGTAACTTCTGCTGAGCGCCAAGACTTTTCGGAAGAGCAACTCGAACTTATCACTCAAGTGATTAAGATGGATGCAGAGCAAAGCCGACGCATAGATATCGTTAACCCGAAAGCACTGTTACTAACTAGCTTGAACCATGGTTCTACCGTGTTGTTTTCAAACTAA
- a CDS encoding cation:proton antiporter family protein, whose amino-acid sequence MELILISTAFIAGFIALKCHLPPLVGFLVAGFGLFALGFETNDTIITLADLGVTLLLFTIGLKLDIKTLLSKEIWAGATIHNLLSTLFFAVALFGFKFLGISSLAAMSIEQIVLLGFALSFSSTVFAVKSLQEKGEMNATYGTLAIGILVMQDIFAVVFLTASTGKIPEWYAIALFALPFCRPLFYKVLDWVGHGEMLVLFGIFFALVVGAGLFQFVGVKPDLGALILGMLLAGHPKASELSKSLFNLKELFLVCFFLNIGLSEQPTIQGFMLAILFLLLLPVKGVLYFLVLNRFKFRVRTSLLASLSLFNYSEFGLIVGGLAFKMGWMSGDILVAVAIAVSLSFLIAAPLNKAGHKLYQQSGKWLKEHAAEKLHQRDKRIDPGRAQVLILGMGRIGTGAYDELRSRYGKVSLGVEVREEAAHNHRSLGRNVISGDATDPDFWERILDTANVKLVILAMPHHQGNQTALEQLKSRDFKGQIAAIAEYSDQLETLKENGVDAAFNIYSEAGSGFARHVCEQLNPNINKI is encoded by the coding sequence ATGGAACTTATATTAATATCCACTGCGTTTATTGCAGGATTTATTGCTTTAAAGTGTCACCTTCCCCCATTGGTCGGCTTTTTGGTCGCTGGTTTTGGGCTCTTTGCTCTGGGTTTTGAAACCAATGACACCATCATTACCTTGGCTGACCTTGGTGTCACCCTGCTTCTATTTACGATTGGCTTAAAGCTCGATATCAAAACCCTGCTCTCTAAAGAGATCTGGGCTGGCGCAACAATCCACAACCTTTTATCCACTCTGTTTTTTGCGGTCGCCCTGTTTGGTTTTAAATTCCTAGGTATTTCCTCGTTGGCAGCCATGTCAATAGAACAGATTGTTCTACTCGGCTTTGCCCTTTCATTCTCTAGTACCGTATTCGCAGTTAAGTCTCTGCAAGAGAAAGGGGAAATGAATGCGACCTATGGAACATTAGCGATCGGTATTCTGGTCATGCAGGATATCTTTGCCGTGGTCTTCTTAACGGCATCGACAGGCAAAATTCCAGAGTGGTATGCCATCGCACTGTTCGCTTTGCCATTCTGTCGTCCGTTGTTCTACAAAGTCCTCGACTGGGTTGGTCACGGCGAAATGTTGGTGCTGTTCGGCATTTTCTTCGCATTGGTCGTCGGTGCAGGTTTGTTCCAGTTTGTAGGGGTTAAACCAGATCTAGGTGCTCTTATCTTAGGTATGTTGCTAGCCGGTCACCCAAAAGCTTCAGAGCTGTCGAAATCGCTGTTTAACCTCAAAGAGCTTTTCCTTGTTTGCTTCTTCTTGAATATTGGATTATCCGAGCAACCTACCATTCAAGGCTTTATGCTCGCCATCTTATTTTTGCTGTTGCTGCCAGTGAAAGGCGTGCTTTACTTCTTGGTACTCAACCGCTTCAAATTCCGTGTTCGCACTTCTCTACTCGCTTCTCTATCATTGTTTAACTACAGTGAATTTGGTCTTATCGTCGGTGGTCTTGCCTTTAAGATGGGGTGGATGTCTGGCGATATATTAGTGGCGGTGGCGATTGCGGTTTCGTTATCGTTCTTAATCGCTGCTCCTTTAAACAAAGCGGGTCATAAGCTTTATCAACAGTCAGGTAAGTGGCTCAAAGAGCACGCTGCTGAAAAGCTTCATCAACGTGATAAACGAATTGATCCTGGTCGCGCACAAGTGCTTATTCTTGGTATGGGACGTATTGGTACCGGCGCCTACGATGAATTGCGTTCTCGCTATGGCAAGGTTAGCTTAGGTGTCGAAGTTCGTGAAGAAGCCGCACACAATCATAGAAGCCTTGGAAGAAACGTTATTTCTGGCGATGCAACTGACCCAGATTTCTGGGAGCGTATCTTAGATACAGCAAACGTGAAGTTAGTGATCTTGGCGATGCCTCATCACCAAGGTAATCAAACAGCCTTAGAACAGCTAAAATCACGTGATTTTAAAGGTCAAATCGCAGCCATTGCTGAATACTCCGACCAGCTAGAAACATTGAAAGAGAATGGTGTCGATGCGGCATTCAACATTTACAGTGAAGCTGGTAGTGGTTTTGCTCGACACGTATGTGAGCAATTAAACCCAAACATCAATAAGATCTAG
- the rfaH gene encoding transcription/translation regulatory transformer protein RfaH yields MKRWYLLYCKRGDQKRAQQHLENQGVECFYPQIDVKKVVRGKEKQVKEPLFPSYIFVRFDYEQGPSFTTVRSTRGVVDFIKFGARPHEVQGDLVYELKEFEKCCEDEPEECCFEFESGQVVKINSGQFAGVEAIFHQKDGEARSIMLVKMISKVVPISIENEALQAHA; encoded by the coding sequence ATGAAACGTTGGTATTTACTTTACTGTAAGCGTGGTGATCAAAAACGCGCTCAACAGCACCTAGAAAATCAGGGGGTAGAGTGCTTTTATCCTCAAATCGATGTCAAGAAGGTCGTGAGAGGGAAAGAGAAGCAGGTCAAAGAACCGCTGTTCCCGTCTTATATCTTTGTTCGCTTTGATTATGAGCAAGGCCCTAGTTTTACGACAGTTCGTTCGACTCGTGGCGTTGTCGACTTTATTAAGTTTGGAGCAAGGCCACATGAAGTCCAAGGCGACTTAGTGTATGAACTGAAAGAGTTTGAGAAGTGTTGCGAAGATGAACCTGAAGAGTGCTGTTTTGAGTTTGAATCAGGGCAAGTGGTCAAGATCAATAGTGGTCAGTTTGCTGGGGTTGAAGCTATTTTCCATCAGAAAGATGGTGAAGCTCGATCTATTATGCTGGTAAAAATGATCAGCAAAGTGGTTCCGATCAGTATTGAGAACGAAGCACTACAAGCTCACGCATAA
- the hemH gene encoding ferrochelatase, whose amino-acid sequence MENNKKQGVLLVNLGTPDTATPAGVRRFLSEFLHDKRVVNLTRWLWCPILHGVILPIRAPKVAKLYQSVWMDEGSPLLVYSQRQAEKLQTKLQMPVALGMTYGNPSLKTGVEQLMDQGVEDIIVLPLYPQYSGTTTAAVSDGLTKAFKQMPVIPSYRFIRDYYSHPSYAKALAESVRSHWEENGRADHLVCSFHGIPKRLADEGDIYPQHCEATTKLLAAELGLSADDITMTYQSRFGREEWLKPYTDETLESLPSKGIKKIDIMAPAFSVDCLETLEEISDQCKETFIDAGGSDFSYIMCLNDRDSHIGMMAELVALHR is encoded by the coding sequence ATGGAAAATAATAAAAAGCAGGGCGTTTTACTGGTTAACCTAGGAACACCAGATACCGCGACTCCAGCTGGCGTTCGCCGATTTTTAAGTGAATTCTTACACGACAAACGAGTGGTAAACCTAACTCGCTGGCTTTGGTGTCCTATTTTACATGGGGTGATTCTACCGATTCGAGCACCTAAAGTGGCTAAGCTTTATCAGTCTGTTTGGATGGACGAAGGTTCACCATTGCTTGTTTATTCGCAGAGACAAGCTGAAAAGCTACAAACAAAATTACAGATGCCTGTCGCTTTGGGGATGACCTATGGTAATCCAAGCCTTAAAACCGGCGTTGAGCAATTAATGGATCAGGGCGTTGAAGACATTATTGTATTGCCTTTATACCCTCAATACTCAGGCACAACGACAGCGGCCGTTTCTGATGGTTTAACTAAAGCCTTCAAACAAATGCCTGTCATCCCGAGCTATCGCTTTATTCGAGATTATTATTCTCACCCTAGCTATGCGAAAGCACTGGCTGAAAGTGTTCGTAGCCATTGGGAAGAAAATGGTAGAGCCGATCATTTAGTGTGTTCTTTCCACGGTATTCCGAAGCGACTCGCTGATGAAGGTGACATCTACCCTCAGCATTGTGAAGCGACGACCAAATTACTTGCTGCTGAGTTAGGCTTATCAGCGGACGATATCACCATGACATACCAGTCTCGATTTGGTCGAGAAGAGTGGTTGAAGCCTTACACTGACGAGACACTTGAATCACTGCCGAGTAAGGGCATCAAGAAGATTGATATCATGGCTCCTGCGTTCTCGGTTGACTGTTTGGAAACGTTGGAAGAGATTTCTGACCAGTGTAAAGAGACGTTCATTGATGCTGGTGGCTCAGACTTTAGCTACATTATGTGTCTTAACGACAGAGACTCACACATCGGTATGATGGCTGAGCTAGTGGCGCTTCATCGCTAA
- the asnB gene encoding asparagine synthase B, producing the protein MCSVFGILDIKSDAAALRPIALEMSKKLRHRGPDWSGIYAGEKAILAHERLAIVGLNSGAQPLYSQDKKHILAVNGEIYNHKELRARYEDKYQFQTDSDCEVILALYQEMGADLLEELNGIFAFVLYDEEKDEYLVGRDHIGIIPLYQGYDEHGNYYVASEMKALVEVCKTISEFPPGSFYSSKDAEPHRYYIRDWNEYAAVQGNSTSKEELTEALEAAVKRQLMTDVPYGVLLSGGLDSSITSAVAKRFAAMRIEDDEQSEAWWPQLHSFAVGLENAPDLIAAREVADKIGTVHHEMTYTIQEGLDAIRDVIYHIETYDVTTIRASTPMYLLARKIKAMGIKMVLSGEGADEIFGGYLYFHKAPNAKEFHEETVRKLLALSMFDCARANKSLAAWGVEGRVPFLDKEFIDVAMRLNPEDKMCGNGKMEKHILRECFEDYLPDSIAWRQKEQFSDGVGYDWIDTLKATAEEKVTDQQMEAAKFRFPYNTPTTKEGYAYREIFEELFPLESAAECVPGGPSVACSSAKAIEWDESFKNCVDPSGRAVQAVHNDAYNA; encoded by the coding sequence ATGTGTTCAGTATTTGGCATTCTCGACATTAAAAGTGATGCCGCAGCACTTCGCCCTATTGCTTTAGAAATGTCTAAAAAGCTTCGTCACCGTGGCCCAGACTGGTCTGGTATCTATGCTGGTGAAAAAGCAATTCTTGCTCACGAGCGTTTGGCTATCGTTGGTCTGAACAGTGGTGCACAACCACTATACAGCCAAGATAAAAAGCACATTCTTGCAGTGAATGGCGAAATTTATAACCACAAAGAACTTCGTGCACGCTATGAAGATAAGTACCAGTTCCAGACTGACTCTGACTGTGAAGTTATCCTAGCGTTATACCAAGAAATGGGCGCCGACCTTTTAGAAGAACTTAACGGTATTTTCGCATTCGTTTTATACGACGAAGAGAAAGACGAATACCTAGTCGGCCGTGACCATATTGGTATCATCCCGCTTTACCAAGGCTACGACGAGCACGGCAACTACTACGTTGCTTCAGAGATGAAAGCACTCGTTGAAGTATGCAAGACGATCAGTGAGTTCCCTCCTGGTAGCTTCTATTCTTCGAAAGATGCAGAGCCTCATCGCTACTACATCCGCGATTGGAATGAATACGCTGCGGTACAAGGTAACAGCACAAGTAAAGAAGAACTGACTGAAGCGCTAGAAGCTGCAGTTAAACGTCAACTAATGACAGATGTACCTTATGGTGTACTTCTATCTGGTGGTCTTGATTCTTCAATCACTTCAGCAGTCGCTAAACGTTTTGCTGCAATGCGTATCGAAGACGATGAGCAATCAGAAGCTTGGTGGCCACAACTTCACTCATTCGCAGTAGGTCTAGAAAACGCGCCTGATCTGATTGCTGCTCGTGAAGTCGCTGATAAAATCGGTACAGTACACCACGAGATGACTTACACCATTCAGGAAGGCTTAGACGCAATCCGTGATGTTATCTACCACATTGAAACTTACGATGTAACGACGATTCGTGCTTCAACGCCGATGTACTTGCTTGCTCGTAAGATCAAGGCAATGGGTATCAAAATGGTACTGTCTGGTGAAGGTGCTGATGAGATCTTTGGTGGCTACCTGTACTTCCATAAAGCGCCAAACGCAAAAGAGTTCCACGAAGAAACCGTGCGTAAGCTTCTTGCTCTAAGCATGTTTGACTGTGCTCGCGCCAACAAATCTCTTGCGGCATGGGGTGTTGAAGGTCGTGTTCCATTCTTGGACAAAGAGTTCATCGATGTAGCAATGCGTTTGAACCCTGAAGATAAGATGTGTGGTAACGGTAAAATGGAGAAACACATTCTACGTGAGTGTTTTGAAGACTACCTACCAGATTCAATTGCATGGCGTCAAAAAGAGCAGTTCTCTGATGGTGTTGGCTACGATTGGATTGACACATTAAAAGCAACGGCTGAAGAAAAAGTAACGGATCAACAAATGGAAGCTGCGAAGTTCCGTTTCCCTTACAACACGCCAACAACCAAAGAAGGTTATGCTTACCGTGAAATTTTTGAGGAGCTATTCCCTCTAGAATCAGCGGCAGAATGTGTACCTGGTGGTCCTTCAGTTGCTTGTTCATCAGCGAAAGCGATTGAGTGGGATGAGTCATTCAAAAACTGTGTCGACCCATCAGGCCGTGCAGTACAAGCCGTTCACAACGATGCTTACAACGCTTAG
- the htpG gene encoding molecular chaperone HtpG has translation MSETATQNKETRGFQSEVKQLLHLMIHSLYSNKEIFLRELISNASDAADKLRFQALSNGDLYQGDADLGVKLSFNAESNTLTISDNGIGMSRDNVIEHLGTIAKSGTADFFSKLSDDQSKDSQLIGQFGVGFYSAFIVADAVTVRTRAAGLASDEAVQWHSAGEGDYTIEDITKESRGTDIVLHMREDGKEFLNEWRLREVIGKYSDHIGIPVSILTAVKDDEGKDTEEKHWEQINKAQALWTRNKSDIEKEEYQEFYKHVSHDFADPLTWSHNKVEGKNDYTSLLYIPAKAPWDMMNRDHKSGLKLYVQRVFIMDDAEQFMPSYMRFVRGLIDSNDLPLNVSREILQDNKVTQSLRGACTKRVLTMLERMAKNDNDKYLEFWKEFGLVLKEGPAEDMANKEKIAGLLRFSSTEVDSVEQTISLASYVERMKEGQDKIYYLTADSYAAAKNSPHLEQFKAKGIEVVLMYDRIDEYVMNYLTDFDGKQFQSITKAGLDLSKFEGEEEKEKQKETEEEFKSVVDRTQAYLGDRVKEVRTTFKLATTPAVVVTDDFEMGTQMAKLLEAAGQAAPEVKYIFEINPEHALVKQMADEADEQAFGRWVELLLGQAMLAEKGSMEDPSQFLGAINELLTKR, from the coding sequence ATGAGCGAAACAGCAACGCAAAATAAAGAGACTCGTGGCTTTCAATCTGAAGTAAAACAGCTACTTCATCTAATGATCCACTCACTGTATTCAAACAAAGAAATTTTCCTACGTGAGTTGATCTCTAACGCATCTGATGCGGCTGACAAACTTCGTTTTCAAGCGCTATCGAATGGCGACCTTTACCAAGGCGATGCGGATTTAGGCGTGAAGTTGTCATTCAACGCAGAGTCTAACACTCTGACCATTTCTGATAACGGTATCGGCATGAGCCGTGACAACGTTATCGAACATTTGGGTACGATTGCTAAATCAGGTACGGCTGACTTTTTCTCAAAGCTGTCTGATGACCAAAGCAAAGACTCTCAGCTTATTGGCCAGTTTGGTGTTGGTTTCTATTCTGCATTTATCGTTGCAGACGCGGTAACGGTTCGAACTCGCGCTGCTGGATTGGCAAGCGATGAAGCTGTGCAATGGCACTCAGCGGGTGAGGGCGACTATACCATTGAAGACATCACTAAAGAATCTCGTGGTACTGACATCGTTCTTCATATGCGTGAAGACGGTAAAGAGTTCTTGAATGAGTGGCGCTTGCGTGAAGTGATTGGTAAATACTCTGATCATATCGGTATCCCGGTTTCCATCTTAACTGCGGTTAAAGATGACGAAGGTAAAGACACCGAAGAGAAGCATTGGGAGCAGATCAACAAAGCACAAGCGCTTTGGACTCGTAATAAATCTGATATCGAGAAAGAAGAATACCAAGAGTTTTACAAGCACGTTTCTCACGACTTTGCTGATCCATTAACGTGGAGCCACAACAAAGTTGAAGGTAAGAACGACTACACCAGTCTGCTTTACATCCCTGCGAAAGCACCTTGGGATATGATGAACCGTGACCACAAGAGCGGCTTAAAGCTTTATGTACAGCGCGTATTCATCATGGATGATGCAGAGCAGTTTATGCCATCTTACATGCGTTTCGTTCGTGGCTTAATTGACTCAAATGATCTGCCACTGAACGTGTCTCGTGAAATTCTTCAAGATAACAAAGTGACTCAGTCTCTTCGTGGCGCATGTACTAAGCGTGTGCTTACTATGCTTGAGCGCATGGCGAAGAATGACAACGACAAGTACTTGGAGTTTTGGAAAGAGTTCGGCCTAGTATTGAAAGAAGGCCCAGCAGAAGACATGGCGAACAAAGAAAAAATCGCTGGTCTACTTCGTTTCTCATCAACGGAAGTGGATTCTGTTGAGCAAACCATCAGCCTAGCTTCTTATGTAGAACGTATGAAGGAAGGTCAAGACAAGATTTATTACCTAACGGCAGACAGCTATGCCGCGGCTAAGAACAGCCCTCACCTAGAGCAGTTCAAAGCGAAAGGCATCGAAGTTGTTCTCATGTACGATCGTATCGATGAGTATGTGATGAATTACCTAACTGACTTCGACGGTAAGCAGTTCCAGTCGATCACAAAAGCGGGCTTAGATCTAAGCAAGTTTGAAGGTGAAGAAGAAAAAGAGAAGCAAAAAGAGACGGAAGAAGAGTTCAAGTCTGTTGTTGATCGCACTCAAGCTTATCTTGGTGATCGTGTTAAAGAGGTTCGCACGACATTCAAGTTAGCAACTACACCTGCTGTTGTTGTTACCGATGATTTCGAGATGGGCACTCAAATGGCTAAACTTCTAGAAGCTGCGGGTCAAGCTGCTCCTGAGGTGAAGTACATCTTTGAGATTAACCCTGAGCATGCGCTCGTTAAGCAGATGGCTGATGAAGCGGACGAACAAGCGTTTGGTCGCTGGGTTGAGCTATTACTTGGCCAGGCTATGTTGGCTGAAAAGGGTTCAATGGAAGATCCGTCACAATTCTTAGGTGCAATCAACGAACTACTGACAAAACGTTAG
- a CDS encoding peptide MFS transporter: protein MPSNHNIFGHPRGLFLLFSTELWERFSYYAMRAILVLFLTDTTINGGLGWSTKDALDLYGIYTGLVYITPLIGGWLADNYLGQRKSILVGGVLMALGQFTLALPNGAIGLDQVNALYLGLALLISGNGMFKPNISTMVGDLYQEGDNRRDGAFTIFYMGINLGALLGGLISGAAVDSFGWKAGFLAAGIGMVISLVMQLTMAQSWLGNIGSVPAAARAKALNKSKEKTPLTKEEFDRLKVILVMGLFVIVFWAGFEQAGGLMNIYTQQYTDRMIGGFEVPAAWFQSLNPFFIITLAPIIAAFWVKLGQREPNSPVKFAMALFFLALGFVCMMGAVMEQGGDLTVKTSMLWLVGAFFFHTLGELCLSPIGLSLVTKLAPLRLASLMMGAWFGFNAVANYVAGLVGSHVGELGAMSIFGGIAITATISGVLLLLCAGKLVSWMHGVETNMTLEAKPKAETSVA from the coding sequence ATGCCAAGCAATCACAACATCTTTGGCCACCCTAGAGGCCTATTTCTACTTTTTAGCACAGAGCTATGGGAACGCTTCTCCTACTATGCAATGCGTGCCATCCTTGTTTTATTTCTTACCGATACCACTATCAATGGTGGCCTTGGTTGGTCAACAAAAGATGCCCTCGATCTTTATGGCATCTATACTGGTTTAGTCTATATCACGCCATTAATCGGCGGCTGGCTGGCCGATAACTACTTAGGACAACGTAAATCGATCCTAGTGGGCGGTGTATTAATGGCCTTAGGCCAATTTACGCTCGCTCTTCCTAACGGCGCTATTGGCTTAGACCAAGTAAATGCTCTTTATCTGGGTTTAGCACTGCTTATCAGTGGTAACGGTATGTTTAAACCAAACATCTCAACCATGGTTGGCGACCTATACCAAGAAGGCGATAACCGACGTGACGGCGCTTTCACCATTTTCTACATGGGCATCAACTTAGGCGCGCTACTGGGTGGCTTAATTTCAGGTGCTGCAGTCGATTCATTCGGCTGGAAAGCTGGCTTCCTAGCCGCTGGTATCGGTATGGTTATTAGCTTAGTTATGCAATTGACGATGGCTCAGTCATGGTTAGGCAACATTGGCTCAGTACCTGCAGCTGCACGAGCGAAAGCGCTGAACAAATCGAAAGAGAAAACACCACTGACCAAAGAAGAGTTCGACAGACTAAAAGTTATTCTAGTTATGGGTCTGTTCGTAATCGTTTTCTGGGCTGGCTTTGAACAAGCTGGCGGTTTGATGAACATCTACACTCAACAATATACTGACCGTATGATTGGTGGCTTTGAAGTTCCTGCAGCTTGGTTCCAATCTCTGAACCCATTCTTCATCATTACACTTGCACCAATCATTGCTGCATTTTGGGTCAAGCTTGGTCAGCGTGAACCAAACTCGCCAGTGAAATTTGCGATGGCGTTGTTTTTCTTAGCACTAGGCTTTGTGTGCATGATGGGCGCAGTAATGGAGCAAGGTGGCGACCTAACAGTCAAAACATCAATGCTATGGCTAGTCGGTGCTTTCTTCTTCCATACCCTTGGCGAGCTTTGTCTATCTCCTATTGGCCTGTCGTTGGTCACTAAGTTAGCTCCGCTTCGTCTGGCATCGTTAATGATGGGCGCATGGTTTGGTTTTAATGCTGTCGCAAACTACGTCGCTGGCCTTGTGGGTTCTCACGTTGGTGAGCTTGGCGCAATGTCTATCTTCGGTGGTATCGCAATTACAGCGACAATAAGTGGCGTCTTACTGCTTCTTTGTGCAGGTAAACTTGTATCATGGATGCATGGTGTAGAAACTAACATGACGCTTGAAGCAAAGCCAAAAGCAGAAACTTCTGTTGCTTAA
- a CDS encoding SelT/SelW/SelH family protein, whose product MNMEQPNLTPAKETATKATIAIHYCRQCNWMLRSSWLCQELLHTFSEEIEQVSLHPDTGGRFEIFYNGVQIWERKADGGFPEAKVLKQRVRNIIAPDRDLGHVDSK is encoded by the coding sequence ATGAATATGGAACAACCAAATCTGACGCCAGCAAAAGAGACAGCAACAAAAGCGACAATCGCAATACACTATTGCCGTCAGTGTAATTGGATGCTTCGTTCAAGTTGGTTATGCCAAGAGCTGCTCCATACCTTTAGCGAAGAAATTGAACAAGTGAGCTTGCATCCAGACACCGGAGGCAGATTCGAAATCTTTTATAATGGTGTGCAGATTTGGGAAAGAAAGGCAGACGGAGGCTTTCCTGAAGCGAAAGTTCTGAAACAAAGAGTGCGAAACATCATTGCTCCAGACAGAGACCTCGGCCACGTAGACTCAAAGTGA